From one Actinopolyspora saharensis genomic stretch:
- a CDS encoding acetoacetate--CoA ligase, whose protein sequence is MTSSTSADSTPELLWQPSPERVSETGMARFRGWLREQRELDLPDYRSLWRWSVDDLEGFWSAVADFFGVAFSDRGQRVLNAETMPGAEWFPGARLNYAEHALSAGPGKDAQDTAVVFEREDGRREELTFGRLRAAVAAARAGLVELGVRRGDRVAALVPNSPETLVAFLATASLGAVWSSCSPDFGVRAVADRFVQIEPKVLIATNGYLYGGRRFDVTGTVRQLEEQLPGLAATVLVDYLDDAAELPGTADWSELLERHAGAELSFERVAFDHPLWVLYSSGTTGLPKGIVHGHGGMVLEHLKVVGLHCDLGPGDVFFWYTTTGWMMWNFLVGGLLTGATVVLYDGSPMYPGTHGLWEVVARCGVNYFGTSAPFIQTCRKRGLIPGQDYDLSALRTVGSTGAPLTGDGFRWIAEAVGRDVQIASVSGGTDLCTAFVGASPDVPVWLGEISCPMLGAAVAAYDERGGEVLEEVGELVLTKPMPCMPVYFWNDPDGSRMLEAYFDTFPGIWRHGDWVRVTERGSLVIYGRSDSTLNRGGIRMGTAEFYRVVESFEEVVDSLVIDTSGAGETDGELLCFLVLAEGAELSALIPHLKEGLRGELSPRHVPNRFVPVDEVPYTLNGKKLEVPVKKILAGGAPERAVSTDALRNPDSLAPFIRMSREKTG, encoded by the coding sequence ATGACTTCAAGCACTTCCGCGGACAGCACTCCCGAACTGCTCTGGCAGCCCTCGCCCGAGCGGGTGAGCGAGACCGGCATGGCCCGCTTCCGGGGGTGGCTGCGTGAGCAGCGGGAGCTCGACCTGCCCGACTACCGCTCGCTGTGGCGGTGGTCGGTCGACGATCTGGAGGGCTTCTGGTCGGCGGTGGCCGACTTCTTCGGGGTGGCCTTCTCCGATCGCGGGCAGCGCGTGCTGAACGCGGAGACCATGCCGGGAGCGGAGTGGTTCCCGGGGGCGCGGTTGAACTACGCCGAGCACGCGCTGTCGGCGGGCCCCGGCAAGGACGCGCAGGACACGGCCGTGGTCTTCGAGCGGGAGGACGGGCGCCGGGAGGAGCTCACCTTCGGTCGGCTGCGCGCCGCCGTGGCCGCGGCCAGGGCGGGGCTGGTCGAACTCGGGGTGCGCCGGGGTGATCGGGTGGCCGCCTTGGTCCCGAACAGTCCCGAGACGCTGGTGGCCTTCCTCGCGACGGCCAGCCTCGGTGCCGTGTGGTCGTCCTGCTCCCCGGACTTCGGGGTGCGCGCGGTGGCGGACCGCTTCGTGCAGATCGAGCCGAAGGTCCTGATCGCCACGAACGGTTATCTGTACGGAGGTCGCCGGTTCGACGTGACCGGGACCGTCCGGCAGCTGGAGGAGCAGCTTCCGGGGCTGGCGGCCACCGTGCTGGTCGACTACCTCGACGACGCCGCGGAGCTGCCGGGGACCGCGGACTGGTCCGAGCTGCTCGAACGGCATGCCGGTGCCGAGCTCTCCTTCGAGCGGGTCGCCTTCGACCACCCGCTCTGGGTGCTGTACTCCTCCGGCACCACCGGACTTCCGAAGGGGATCGTCCACGGGCACGGCGGGATGGTGCTGGAGCACCTCAAGGTCGTCGGGCTGCACTGCGACCTCGGGCCGGGTGACGTGTTCTTCTGGTACACCACCACCGGCTGGATGATGTGGAACTTCCTCGTCGGTGGCCTGCTGACCGGCGCGACGGTGGTGCTGTACGACGGGAGCCCGATGTATCCGGGCACGCACGGCCTCTGGGAGGTCGTGGCCCGGTGCGGGGTCAACTACTTCGGCACGTCAGCGCCGTTCATCCAGACGTGCCGCAAACGCGGGTTGATCCCCGGGCAGGACTACGACCTGTCCGCGCTGCGCACCGTGGGCTCGACTGGGGCCCCGCTCACCGGGGACGGGTTCCGGTGGATCGCCGAGGCGGTGGGCCGCGACGTGCAGATCGCGAGCGTGTCCGGGGGCACGGACCTGTGCACCGCTTTCGTGGGGGCTTCGCCCGATGTTCCGGTGTGGTTGGGCGAGATCTCCTGCCCGATGCTCGGGGCCGCGGTGGCCGCCTATGACGAGCGGGGCGGGGAGGTGCTCGAGGAGGTCGGTGAGCTGGTGCTGACCAAGCCGATGCCGTGCATGCCGGTGTACTTCTGGAACGATCCCGACGGCAGTCGGATGCTGGAGGCCTACTTCGACACGTTCCCCGGGATCTGGCGGCACGGGGACTGGGTGCGCGTCACCGAGCGCGGTTCGCTGGTGATCTACGGCAGGAGCGACTCCACGCTCAATCGCGGTGGTATCCGGATGGGCACGGCCGAGTTCTACCGCGTGGTCGAGAGCTTCGAGGAGGTGGTGGACTCGCTGGTAATCGACACCTCCGGAGCGGGGGAGACCGACGGGGAGCTGCTGTGCTTCCTGGTGCTGGCCGAGGGCGCGGAGCTGTCCGCGCTGATTCCCCACCTCAAGGAGGGGCTGCGCGGCGAGCTGTCCCCCAGGCACGTGCCGAACAGGTTCGTCCCGGTGGACGAGGTGCCGTACACCCTGAACGGGAAGAAGCTCGAGGTTCCGGTGAAGAAGATCCTCGCGGGGGGTGCTCCCGAGCGGGCGGTGAGCACCGACGCCTTGCGCAATCCGGACTCGCTGGCTCCCTTCATTCGCATGAGCAGGGAAAAAACCGGCTGA
- the hisC gene encoding histidinol-phosphate transaminase, translating to MSVRVRADLDSLPAYVAGRTVPGSTKLASNEVSRGPLPSVVEAITHAAHEVHRYPDMAATELVDALAERLDVPTERLAVGCGSVALCQQIVQAMCAPGEEVVFPWRSFEAYPILTKVAGAEEVRVPLTADNALDLDALAAAITESTRVVFVCTPNNPTGTALREEELVAFLERVPSDVLVVLDEAYREFVDDPQAPDGVELTRRWDNVVSLRTFSKAYGLAGLRVGYAVAPPQVAEALRKVYIPFSVNAVAQAAAVASLGAREELAQRCAEVVAERKRVRDRLLELGYRVPPTQANFVWLPLGQRTQAFNEHCLENRVVVRAFTGDGARVTVGTPPENDALLEAAASFAG from the coding sequence ATGAGCGTGCGCGTCCGTGCCGACCTCGACAGCCTCCCCGCCTACGTGGCGGGCAGGACCGTGCCGGGTTCCACGAAGCTGGCCAGCAACGAGGTCTCCCGGGGACCGCTGCCGAGCGTGGTGGAAGCCATCACGCACGCGGCTCACGAGGTGCACCGCTACCCCGACATGGCCGCGACCGAGCTCGTGGACGCGCTGGCCGAGCGCCTCGACGTGCCCACCGAGCGACTCGCCGTCGGCTGCGGCTCCGTGGCGCTGTGCCAGCAGATCGTGCAGGCCATGTGCGCGCCCGGCGAGGAGGTCGTCTTCCCGTGGCGCTCCTTCGAGGCCTACCCGATCCTGACGAAGGTCGCCGGGGCCGAGGAGGTGCGGGTCCCGCTGACCGCGGACAACGCCCTGGATCTGGACGCGCTGGCTGCGGCGATCACCGAATCCACGCGCGTGGTCTTCGTCTGCACGCCCAACAACCCGACCGGAACGGCGCTGCGCGAGGAAGAGCTGGTGGCGTTCCTCGAGCGGGTTCCGTCCGACGTGCTCGTGGTCCTCGACGAGGCCTACCGGGAGTTCGTCGACGATCCGCAGGCGCCCGACGGGGTGGAACTCACCCGCCGGTGGGACAACGTCGTCTCCCTGCGCACCTTCTCCAAGGCCTACGGCCTGGCCGGACTGCGCGTCGGGTACGCGGTAGCACCTCCCCAGGTCGCCGAGGCGCTGCGCAAGGTCTACATCCCGTTCAGCGTCAACGCGGTCGCCCAGGCCGCGGCGGTGGCCTCGCTGGGCGCCCGCGAGGAGCTCGCGCAGCGCTGCGCCGAGGTGGTCGCGGAGCGGAAACGCGTTCGGGACCGGCTGCTGGAGCTCGGCTACCGAGTTCCGCCGACCCAGGCCAACTTCGTGTGGCTCCCCCTCGGGCAGCGGACTCAGGCCTTCAACGAGCACTGCCTGGAAAACCGCGTGGTGGTTCGCGCCTTCACCGGCGACGGGGCGCGCGTCACGGTCGGCACTCCCCCGGAGAACGACGCCCTGCTGGAGGCTGCCGCTTCCTTCGCGGGATGA
- a CDS encoding dienelactone hydrolase family protein codes for MIETRTDTIALTDGTQLRLTVAEPENVVRGGIVVLHEDKGVTERIRIILAALAEEGWLTVAPHLYHGEGSETSESETAEPWVAERVRGLSGESVLADTDAAFVWLADRGVSGEHQGIMGFDIGGTAALVVAASRRLGAAVTVGGGGIVTPLSVGLPPLVEIAEEVSCPWLGMYGEMDSHIPPEEIDKLRSAASGAGVITDVVRYSRADHRFDTDPESAEEAWRRARNWFDLHLR; via the coding sequence ATGATCGAAACCAGGACCGACACCATCGCGCTCACCGACGGCACGCAACTCCGGCTGACCGTCGCCGAACCGGAAAACGTAGTACGTGGTGGGATCGTGGTCCTGCACGAGGACAAAGGGGTGACCGAGCGGATAAGGATCATCCTGGCCGCCCTGGCGGAGGAGGGCTGGCTCACGGTGGCCCCGCACCTCTACCACGGGGAAGGCAGCGAGACCTCCGAATCGGAGACCGCGGAACCGTGGGTGGCCGAGCGCGTGCGGGGGCTTTCCGGGGAGTCGGTGCTGGCCGACACCGACGCGGCCTTCGTCTGGTTGGCCGACCGGGGAGTTTCCGGTGAGCACCAGGGGATCATGGGCTTCGACATCGGGGGGACGGCTGCTCTGGTCGTCGCCGCGAGCAGGAGGCTCGGCGCTGCCGTGACCGTGGGCGGCGGCGGGATCGTCACCCCGCTCTCGGTGGGGCTGCCCCCGCTGGTCGAGATCGCGGAGGAGGTCAGCTGCCCGTGGCTGGGGATGTACGGCGAGATGGACTCGCACATCCCTCCGGAGGAGATCGACAAGCTCCGCTCGGCCGCCTCGGGGGCCGGTGTGATCACCGATGTGGTGCGCTACTCGCGCGCCGATCACCGCTTCGACACCGATCCCGAATCGGCGGAGGAGGCCTGGCGCCGCGCCCGCAACTGGTTCGATCTGCACCTGAGGTGA